The genomic region ATCTGGTCGAGCAGGATGAGGGCGTAGTACTCCGGCGTGTTGCGGTCGGGCATGTGGTAGGCGAAGGCCAGGGCGGGCTTGGTGGCCAGCTTGTCGTCTTTGGTGAAGCGCTGCTCTTTCTCCTGGCGGGGCTCCGAAATGTCGGGCTTGGGCGGCTGCGGGGCGCTGGGAATGTTGGCGAAGTACTTCTGCACCCAGGCTTTGGCTTCGGCCGGCTCGAAGTCGCCGACCACGGCCAGGGCCGCGTTGCCGGGGGCGTAGTAGGTTTTGAAGAACTGCTGGGCATCGGCCAGGGTGGCCGCGTCGAGGTCTTTCAGGTCGCCGTAGAAGTTGTGGGCGTTGTTCCAGTTCTGGTTGGCTTTCTGGGGCATATCCAGCCACGGAAAGCCGCCATAGGGCGCGTTCAGCACGTTCACGCGCACCTCGTTTTTCACCACGCCCTGCTGGTTGGCCACGTTGGCCTGCGTGATGGCCAGCCCGCGCATGCGGTCGGCTTCAGCCCACAGCATAGTTTCCAGCTTGTGGCTGGGCACCACCTCAAAGTAGTTGGTGAAATCGAAGCGGGTGGAGCCGTTGAGGATGCCGCCGTTTTTCTGAATCAGCTGAATGAACTCCATCTTGCCCAGGTTCTGGGAGCCCTGAAACATCAGGTGCTCAAACAGGTGAGCGTAGCCGGTCCGGTCGCGGGGCTCGTTGCGGAAGCCCACGTTGTAGTAGGCTGCCACGGTAGCCGTGGGGGCGGTATGGTCGGGCGAGAGCACCACTTTCAGCCCGTTGGGCAGCGTGTAGTACTCCACCGGAATCTGGAAGGCGGCGGCCGGCGCGGGGGCAGCGGCAGGTGCAGCGGCCGGGGCGGGCGCCGTCACAACGGCCGTGGCTTTGGGGCTGCAGGCATGCAGCCCCAACAGCCCGGCCAGCCCCAGCAGATAGTGGCGGCCGGAAAATCGGTTCTTCATAGGAGAGAATAAGATAGGGTGACGAACAGGTGGAAAACGCCGTCAACCTACACAATCCCGGGAAGAAAATACAATATTCCGCTATGGAAGAAAACGCGGCCTGAGCGAAGTGCAAGCATCTAGCAGAAAGCCCATTGAGCATACCTCACCGCCCAACAAAAAAACCCCGGCAACATCTGGTGCTGCCGGGGTTTTGAAAGGTGCGGGTATCGGTGCGCGCGGCCAGCAATGGCGCGCGCACCTACTTCTTCACTTTAAGCGTGGCGGGGCGGTTGGTGAATTCGAACATCTCGCCGTGGGGCATGATGGTAATCTGGCCGAACTCGCGGATGAGCATCTTGTAGCTCTCCCCCACCGGCCGGATTTTGCGGTCCAGGTCGTAGAGGCCGCAGGCGTTGACGGTGAGGCGCTTTTCGGCCAGGCTGATGTCCCAGTCCACTTGGTCGAGCAGGCTGTACCAGGTGAATCCCACCACCGGCACGCCGTCGTGGCGGATGCGCTGCACGTTCACCCACTGCTTCCAGAGCCAGCATTCGGCGTCTTTGGGGTTGAAGGTGTTCGTTTCGGTGTGCATCACGGGCTTGCGGTACCGCTCGTAGTACTGGCGTGTCATAGTATACCAGCCCAGCACGTCCTCGGCCTGGCAGATCTGGCCGTCGGGCTTGATAATCTTCTCGTTGCGGCCGTAGTAGTCGTTGCCCATGATCTGGTAGCCGGGCGGCTCGCCGGCCATAAACCAGTCGAGCTCCTGGCGGGTCAGGCCGTTATCGAGGCAGTAGAGCAGCACTTCCGAGTCAAGCGGGTGGGCGTAGAGCAAATCCAGCGACAGAAACCGCAGCTTGTTGACCAGGCAGATTTCGGGCGTGGGCACGGCGCGCATCTCGTGGATGTACTCGGCCGACTCGCTTTGCACGATGATGCAGTCGGGCCGCACCTTGGCAATCTGCTGGGTGCCCATGATGCTGGCCGCCGTGATGTGCTTGATGGCCGTCACGAAGGCGCGGTCGTCCTTAAGTTGCTCGTTCCAGATGCCGTCTTTGGCGGAGGCGCGGGCCGTCACGTAAATCTCATTGACGGGCGTGTAGAAGCGCACCCAGGGGTAGCGCCGCGCCACGGCCCCGCAGTACTCGGCGAAGTGCACTGGCAGCTCAGGATTCTGGAAGTTGCCCACCCAGTCGGGCACGCCAAAGTGCATCAGGTCTAGGATGGGCGTGATGCCCAGGCGCTGGATTTCGGCCATGGCGGCATCGGCAAACTCCCAGTCGAACTGGCCGGGGGCCTTGTGCACGAGGTAGTACGGCAGGTTGTAGCGCAGCACCTTCAGGCCCATTTCCTTTACCAGCCCCAGGTCTTCCTTGTAGCGGTTGTAGTGGTCGGTTTCGGCCAGCAAATCGCGCCGAATGGTGCCGTTGGCGATGGTAGGGTACGAGCACTCGATGCCGGTGGCGAACATGAAGTTGCCCGCGTCGCCGGTAGGCAGGCCGGAGCCGTCGTGGCCGGCCGCGCCGCCGAACTGGTCGCCCTCGTAATGGCCGTCGCCGAAGGCTTCTTTGATGTGGGTGAGGAAAGACTTCATTTTTTGAAGCTGAAATGATGCGCCAGAAGGGTGCCTCATAATTAAGAAGAACGTCATTCCGAGCTTGCCGAGGAATCTCGCGTGCTGACGCCTGAATAGTATTGCAACATCAGCACGCGAGATTCCTCGGCAAGCTCGGAATGACGTGCTGATTCAGCCTACGCTATGCCCGCAACGACGCCAGAAACTTGTCGGCGGTGCGCAGGCTCAGGGCCATGATGGTAAGGGCGGGGTTGACGCTCAGGGCACTAGGGAATACTGAGTTGTCGCAGATGTAGAGGTTGGGCACATCGAAGGCCTTTCCGTCGGGGTTGACCACCGCATCGTCGCCGCTCAGGCCCATGCGCGCCGTCCCGATGACGTGGGCGTAGCGCTCGAAAGCCCAGATGTCCTTGGCGCCGGCGGCTTCCCAGATCTGGCGCATCAGCTTTTCGGCGTGGCGGTTCATGCGCTGCTCGTTTTCCTGGGCCGTGAAGTGCAGGCGCGGCTTGGGCAGGCCGCGGGCGTCCTTCTCGTCGCTGAGCTCCATGAAGTTGGCAGCGTGCGGCAGGCAGTCACCCAGGATGTTGATGCCGGCCGTGTGGTTGTAGCTGCGCATGTAGTCGCGCAGGGGCTGGCCCCAGAGCTTACGCTGGCGCACCATCTGGGTGGCAAAGGTCACGGGCATCACCCCGATGCTTTGCAGCAGGTAGCCGCCGGCAAAGTCGGCGTCTTTGGGGCGGTGGGTGTCCTCGGAAATCAGGCCGCCGGGAATGCCTTTGTAGGGCCGGATGTCCTCATCGAACGTGCCCCAGACCTGCATGCCGGGGTGGGCCATGAAGTGCTTGCCGACCTGCCCGCTGTTGAGGGCCAGCTCGTTGAGCATCAGCAGGCGCGGCGTTTCCACGGCGCCGGCGCACAAAAACAAGTGGCGGCAGCGCTGGCGCACGGTGCGGCCGTGCTGCTCGTACACCACGGCCACCACGCGGCCGGAGGCGTCGCGCTCAATCTCCGTCACGTAGGCATCGGCCCGGATTTCAGCCCCGAAGCTTTCGGCCAGGGGCAAGAAGGTGACGTCCATGCTGGCCTTGGCGCCACGGTTGCAGCCGGCCTGGCAGAAGCCCCGGTTGGTGCAGGCCTCGCGCCAGCCAATGCCCTCCTGGTAGTAGCGCGCCGACAGGGCCGCGTTGGCCGCCGGCGAGGTTTCGATGCCCAGCTGGGCGCAGGCTTTCTGCATGAGCAGGGCCGCACCGTTTAGGGGCAGCGGGGCCAGCGGGTAGCCCTTGCGGCGGCCGGCATCCCAGGGGTAGGGCGTGGGGCCGGAAACCCCCAGAAAGTGCTCAATCTCCTCGTAGTACGGTTCCAGCTCCTCGATGCCGAAGGGCCAGTCGACGCCCTGGCCAAAGTCGGTGTGCAGCTGCAGGTCGCCGCGGTGGGCGCGGGGCGTGTAGGCCGTGTAGTGCAGCGTGGAGCCGCCCACGCCGGTGCCAGAGTTGTTTTTGCCGAAGGCCACTGGGTTCTGGCCGGCCGAGAGGCGCTCGTCGTTCCAGAACAGGAAGTTCTGGGCTTTTTCGTCGGTGGCGTACTCGGTTTTGGGGTCGCGGCGGGGGCCGGCTTCCAGGGCCACCACCTTCAGGCCGGCCATGGCCAGACGGGCCAGCAGCGGCGCGCCGCCCGCGCCGGTACCAATCACCACGCAATCCACCTCGTCGGTGGGGTCGGGCAGCGGATTGGGGGCTTCCTCGCCGGTGGGCTCGGTGGCCGGGGTGGCTTCGTTATCGGCCAGAATGCTTTTCAGCAGCGGGTCCTGTATTTCGGGCTGAACCGGGTTCAGCACGCCTTCTTCGAGTACTTCTTCGTCGGGCATGTGGTAGAGTAACTGAGTAGTTGAGTAGCTGATTAAGTGATGAATGGGTAGCGGGAAAACTGATTGTATAGCACTGAAATCTAAACGATTACTCAGTTATTCCGCTACTCAGTTACTCTTCACTCAGCTACTGCCTCCGGCTCGCGGGGTTCGAGGGTGTTGGGGGTGACGTGGGGCCAGCCGGGCACGTCGGCCATACCCACGTAGCCGATTTCTTCCTGGGCCAGCGGGTGGGCGTAGTAGTTCTCGGTCAGCTCGGACAGAAACTCCTCGAAAAACCGGTCCTGAGGTACCTGTTGCCAGTTTTCGCCGGCTGCTTTGCCGGCGGCCAACTGCCCGATAACCGCGTCCTGCTGCTCGGCGCTCAAGGCCATGAAGGGCTGCTGAAACTGCGCTTCGGCGGCTTGGTTGATGCCGCCCAGGCCGAGGCGGTAGGCTTCGCGGTCGGGCGGCATGGCGTCGTAGCGCCAGCCGTCGGCGGTGCCGTCGGTGAGGCGCTTATCCACGGCTGGGGCCAGCTCGATGGGCGTTTCGCGGTCGGGCTGGGGGAAGATGCGGGCGGCCACGGCACGCAGCAGCTGGTACGTATCCGCGTCGAAGAACTGCGGGGCGTAGTTGGCGGGGGCGTTGAGGCGGGCCTCCAGGGCGGCGCGGGTAGCGGGCGTCACCAGCTCGGTCTGGAGCAGCGCCCGGACGGTGCCTTCGGGGTAGGTATTCAAGCGTTTTATTGCTAGTAAATGACGAAGCTTTGGGGAGCGCACCTGCGGCGCTTTATCTCAACAGTACTCATCATTACTGTCTGGCAGGGTATTTAGTTATGATGCCTATCGGTATTTTTTGAAATCTCTGCTACGGGCTAAAAATGCCATAAGCTTCGCCCTGACTATCCATCAGCCATACGCTGGTTGATAGTCAGGACGAAGCTTATGAGGGGGCAGCTGGGCTTACTGCCGTAGGTAGGGTTGCAGAAGCTGGAACGCCTGGTTGGCGCGCCGCTCGTCGCCGATTTGCTGGGCTGCCAGGTAGAGCTGCTGCGTGGTAGCGAGCTGCTGGCTTAGTTCCCGGTCGAAGAGGGCATAGGCGGGGTTGCTGTAGTAAGTGAGGGCGCGCTGGGCCCGGCCAAGCAGTAAGTCGAAGAGCTGGTTGGCTCGCTTACTCTCCCCGCCTGCCGTCAGGGCCGGCAGCAGCTGCGGGGTGTAGAAGTCGTAAGGAATGGCGCGGTCGGGCATGACGGCTAGGCACTTGTCGGCCAGCTTTTTGGCGGTGGCGGTGTCGCCGGCGGCCAAGTAGGCATTGGCCAGGCGGGCGAACTTTGCGCGGTAGTTGGCCGGGAACATCTGGCTGTTTTCGTCGTGGAAAACGGCGGGGTTGTTGAGGCCGCGGTAGGTGAATTGCTGCATCAGCTTCTGGTAGAGCAGATCTTTGGCTAAGTAGCCGGCTTCCTCGCGCGGGTCGTCGTTGGGGTTCTTCAGCGGCAGCACGCGCCAGGCCAGGCCTTCCAGCTGGAAGTAGGCATCCAGCCCCAGGTGGTCTTCGGTGCGCGCTACGCTGGTAGCGAAGTACACGGGCCGCTTCCATTGGTTGGTGGCCAGAATATCGAGCACGAATAGGTTGCGCTTTTCCATGGCGCCCTTGCCGATGTTGAACTCCATCTGCGGCACCAGCTGCCCGCGGCGGCCGGGCGGAATAATGCCAAGCTGCTTCACCGCCGTGGTATCAACAGGCAGGTAAAACCTGGGCGACGGAAACGAGAGTAGCGTGGGGCTACCGTCGCCGTAGCTGACTTTGAGCAAGTCGCTGTTGGCCTTCACTAAACCGATGAAATCGTGAAGATTGACGCTGCTGACGTTAGGATTTTCCACGTAGGGCAGGTAGTCGTTGGTACCTTGCCGGTACCGGGCGGCGGGCAGGGAAATGGGCAGCGGCTGCGACTTGTAGGCGCGGTTCGTCATCTGCCGGATGTACCAGTCGGTGTTCAGATAGCTGAGCACGGCCACCCGCACATCGGTGCGGATGCCTTCCACTTCCTGCGCGTACCAGAGCGGAAAGGTGTCGTTGTCGCCGTTGGTGAACAGGATGGCGTTGGGCGCGCAGGAGTTCAGCAGGTTCTTGGCCGCATCGACAGAGGTAAACCGGTCGGATCGGTCGTGGTCGTCCCAGCCTTCAGCCAGCATAATACCCGGCACTATCAGGCCCAGCAGCAAGGCCACGGCGGCCCGGGCGGTGTCGGCTTTCAGCGCCCACCTCAGAACCTCCGCCAGCGCCAGCACGCCCAGCCCGATCCAGATGGCAAAAGCATAGGTGGCCCCCGTGAAGGTGTAGTCTCGCTCCCGCGGCTCCAGGGGTGGCTGGTTGAGGTAGACGATGATAGCCAGACCGGTAAACAGGAACAACAACCCCACTACCAGCGCGTTGCGGGGGTCGCGGCGCACCTGATACACCAGCCCCAGCACCCCGAGCAGCAGCGGCAAGGCCAGGAAATTGTTGCGGGCTTTGCTGTCGGCCACCCGTTCGGGCAGGGCCTCGTGGCTGGTGGTGGGCCACAGCACGCCGGCGTGCTGCACGTCACTTTCGCGGCCCACGTAGTTCCAGAGGAAATAGCGCCAGAACATGTGGCCCATCTGATAGCGCAGCAGGAACGCAAGGTTCTGGCCCATTGTCGGCTTCACCCCTTCCTGAATATCAACCCACTGCCGGTAAGCGGCGGCGCGTTGGGAGGCGCTGGAAGTGCCGTCGGAATACAGGCGGGGCAGCAGCATCTTGTCTTCGTCGCGGTAGATCAGCTCCTGCCGCTGCTCGGCCACCACGTACTTGCTGCCCTCGCGCACGTAGCGCGGGCCGGCATCTTCCTGGGCAATGGGCTGGGCAAATACGTGGGGCCCGTAGAGCAGGGGCCGGGAGCCGTACTGCTCGCGCTTGAGGTAGCTCACGAAACTGAGCACATCGCGCGGTCCGTTCTGGTTGATGGTAGGCTGATAGCCACTGCGAATCGGCACAATCAGGTAGCAGGAGTACCCAATCAGGATGAAGGTGAAGCCCAGCAGGGCCGTATTCAGCAGCCGGGCGTTCTGCCGGTGCGACACCCGGAACCCTAGCACCAGCAGCCCCAGCAGCAGCACCACAAACCCCACCACGCCCGAGTTGAAGGGCATCCCCAGTGAGTTCACAAAAAACACCTCGAAGCTCCCCGCCAACGACGGCAGCCCCGGAATGACCCCGACCAGCACAACCCCCACGATTACGCTGCTAATCAGCAACGTAACCACGCTGCCCCACAGCGTGGGCGCAGGCTGCCGCCGATGGTAGTACAGCAAGCCCAGCGCCGGAATAGCCACCAGGTTCAGCAAATGCACCCCAATGCTCAGGCCGATAACGTAGGCAATGAGCACCAGCCACTTATCAGAATCGGGCTCGTCGGCGCGGTTTTCCCATTTCAGCATCAGCCACACCACCGCCGCCGTGCATAGGGCCGACATGGCGTACACCTCGGCTTCCTCGGCGTTGAACCAGAACGAGTCGGAGAAGGCAAAGGCCAGCGCCCCTACCACGCCCGCCGCCTGCATCAACAGCGCCTGCCCGCGGGTGGGTACCAGCAGCGCGGGGCTTGCTGGCGTGGGGCGGGGCAACACCAGCTTGGCCGCCAGCAGCGTGATGCTCCAGAACAGAAACAGCACTGCAAACGCGCTGCTCAGCGCCGACAGCGTGTTGATAAGCACCGCCACTTTGCTGGTGTCGCCGAAGCTGAGCAGGGAAAACAGCCGGCCAAGTAGCAAAAACAGCGGGGCGCCAGGTGGGTGCGGCACCAACAGCTTATAGGAGCAGGCAATGAACTCGCCACAGTCCCAGAACGAGGCCGTGGGCTCCAGGGTGAGCAGATACACCACGGTGGCCACGGCAAATACCAGCCAGCCCACCACATTATTCAAACGCGCATACGAACCCATACAGACAGCCGTAAACCACGCCAAGCGTGGGCAGCCGAGGAAGTTGCTGCGGCAGCAAAGGACCGCTAAGGGGGTGTAAACGACTGTTATTTTGTGTTAATGATTGTTAACGACTTGGTAGGGCCCGGCTAGCCCTGTACTTTCGATTGGCTGCCTATCAGCAGTACTCCCGCGTATGAAAAGCCGCCTGCGTATTATCTTCTGGCTGATGAGCTTGTGCATGCTGGGCATCAACGGGTTTCAGGCGTACTGGCTCTATACCACGTACCAGCTGACGGCCACCCAGTTTACGCGCACGGCGCACGAAGCGCTGCTGGCAGTGGTACAGCGGCAGCAGCTGGCCGAGGTGCGGGCGCTGCTTGAGCCTACGGCTCCCGGCCATCCCTACGGCCAGGTAGCCCTGCCCACGCCGCACCTTGATACGGCGGGCCGCGCCCAGCTGCGGCAGCTGCTGCGGGCCGGCGGCCAAGAGCGGGCTACGGCCCTGGCCACGTACCGCCAGGATGATAGTGTGGCCCAGGCGTTTCTGCAGTTTCTGCTCCGCAACGCCGACCACCAGCCCACGCTCAACCTCGCGCGCCTCGCCACCGCCTACCAGGCCGAGCTGCGGCAGCGCGGCGCCGAAGCCGCCTTCCTCTTCGATACCGTAGCCACAGCCGCCGCCCGGCGCCAACCGCCTGTGCCGGCCGGCTATGCCGTGCAAACCCCGGCGGTGGTGTTGCCGGCGCTGCCGAGCGTGGCTATTCGGGCCAGCTTTGAGCCGCCGTGGCCCTATGCTCTGCACCGCATGGGTGGGTTGCTGGCGGGCTCGTTCGGGTTGTTGTGCATCACCACGACTTGCTTTGCCTTGATGCTGTCCACGATTCTGCGGCAGAAAAAGCTGTCGGAAATCCGGGAAGACTTCATCAACAACATGACCCACGAGCTGAAGACGCCCATTGCCACGGTGTCGGCGGCGGTGGAGGCGTTGCAGCACTTTGGGGCATTGCAGGATCCGCAGAAAACCCAGACCTACCTCGCCATTTCGCAGCAGGAGCTCCAGCGCCTTTCGGGCCTCGTAGACCACGTGCTGCACATGGCCGTGGCCGAGCGGCAGCCGCTGCGCCTGGCACCCGAAACGGTGCGGCCCGCCGAGCTGGTAGCCGAGCTGGTGCAGCAGCACCAACTCACTACCACCAAAGCCGTGCGCTTTGCTGTAGATGTAGATTCGGCGGCCATCCGCTGCGACCGGCTGCACCTGCGCAACGTCATCAGCAACCTCATCGACAACGCCATCAAATACTCCCGCGAGCAGGTCACGATTACCATTGAGGGCAGGCCCGAAACCACCGGCTGGCG from Hymenobacter canadensis harbors:
- a CDS encoding family 1 glycosylhydrolase; this translates as MKSFLTHIKEAFGDGHYEGDQFGGAAGHDGSGLPTGDAGNFMFATGIECSYPTIANGTIRRDLLAETDHYNRYKEDLGLVKEMGLKVLRYNLPYYLVHKAPGQFDWEFADAAMAEIQRLGITPILDLMHFGVPDWVGNFQNPELPVHFAEYCGAVARRYPWVRFYTPVNEIYVTARASAKDGIWNEQLKDDRAFVTAIKHITAASIMGTQQIAKVRPDCIIVQSESAEYIHEMRAVPTPEICLVNKLRFLSLDLLYAHPLDSEVLLYCLDNGLTRQELDWFMAGEPPGYQIMGNDYYGRNEKIIKPDGQICQAEDVLGWYTMTRQYYERYRKPVMHTETNTFNPKDAECWLWKQWVNVQRIRHDGVPVVGFTWYSLLDQVDWDISLAEKRLTVNACGLYDLDRKIRPVGESYKMLIREFGQITIMPHGEMFEFTNRPATLKVKK
- a CDS encoding sensor histidine kinase, translating into MKSRLRIIFWLMSLCMLGINGFQAYWLYTTYQLTATQFTRTAHEALLAVVQRQQLAEVRALLEPTAPGHPYGQVALPTPHLDTAGRAQLRQLLRAGGQERATALATYRQDDSVAQAFLQFLLRNADHQPTLNLARLATAYQAELRQRGAEAAFLFDTVATAAARRQPPVPAGYAVQTPAVVLPALPSVAIRASFEPPWPYALHRMGGLLAGSFGLLCITTTCFALMLSTILRQKKLSEIREDFINNMTHELKTPIATVSAAVEALQHFGALQDPQKTQTYLAISQQELQRLSGLVDHVLHMAVAERQPLRLAPETVRPAELVAELVQQHQLTTTKAVRFAVDVDSAAIRCDRLHLRNVISNLIDNAIKYSREQVTITIEGRPETTGWRLTVADDGIGIPASYQPAVFDRFFRVPTGNLHPVKGFGLGLYYVRQVIERHGGRLQLRSEPGSGSVFSFWLPAL
- a CDS encoding M16 family metallopeptidase; its protein translation is MKNRFSGRHYLLGLAGLLGLHACSPKATAVVTAPAPAAAPAAAPAPAAAFQIPVEYYTLPNGLKVVLSPDHTAPTATVAAYYNVGFRNEPRDRTGYAHLFEHLMFQGSQNLGKMEFIQLIQKNGGILNGSTRFDFTNYFEVVPSHKLETMLWAEADRMRGLAITQANVANQQGVVKNEVRVNVLNAPYGGFPWLDMPQKANQNWNNAHNFYGDLKDLDAATLADAQQFFKTYYAPGNAALAVVGDFEPAEAKAWVQKYFANIPSAPQPPKPDISEPRQEKEQRFTKDDKLATKPALAFAYHMPDRNTPEYYALILLDQILLQGKDSRLYQALVQKRGYSDNVNGGINYLGNAFNYSGPMLWMGDLIYDQSVKADSVVSVLDQEINRLAKGGIDQATLDLAVVKLRSSLYDQLSGSDNFGRADMLASFALFDNDPGRINRLEAEFRKVTPALMQRTMQEYLRPTNRTLLIVNPLAKS
- a CDS encoding glycosyltransferase family 117 protein; protein product: MGSYARLNNVVGWLVFAVATVVYLLTLEPTASFWDCGEFIACSYKLLVPHPPGAPLFLLLGRLFSLLSFGDTSKVAVLINTLSALSSAFAVLFLFWSITLLAAKLVLPRPTPASPALLVPTRGQALLMQAAGVVGALAFAFSDSFWFNAEEAEVYAMSALCTAAVVWLMLKWENRADEPDSDKWLVLIAYVIGLSIGVHLLNLVAIPALGLLYYHRRQPAPTLWGSVVTLLISSVIVGVVLVGVIPGLPSLAGSFEVFFVNSLGMPFNSGVVGFVVLLLGLLVLGFRVSHRQNARLLNTALLGFTFILIGYSCYLIVPIRSGYQPTINQNGPRDVLSFVSYLKREQYGSRPLLYGPHVFAQPIAQEDAGPRYVREGSKYVVAEQRQELIYRDEDKMLLPRLYSDGTSSASQRAAAYRQWVDIQEGVKPTMGQNLAFLLRYQMGHMFWRYFLWNYVGRESDVQHAGVLWPTTSHEALPERVADSKARNNFLALPLLLGVLGLVYQVRRDPRNALVVGLLFLFTGLAIIVYLNQPPLEPRERDYTFTGATYAFAIWIGLGVLALAEVLRWALKADTARAAVALLLGLIVPGIMLAEGWDDHDRSDRFTSVDAAKNLLNSCAPNAILFTNGDNDTFPLWYAQEVEGIRTDVRVAVLSYLNTDWYIRQMTNRAYKSQPLPISLPAARYRQGTNDYLPYVENPNVSSVNLHDFIGLVKANSDLLKVSYGDGSPTLLSFPSPRFYLPVDTTAVKQLGIIPPGRRGQLVPQMEFNIGKGAMEKRNLFVLDILATNQWKRPVYFATSVARTEDHLGLDAYFQLEGLAWRVLPLKNPNDDPREEAGYLAKDLLYQKLMQQFTYRGLNNPAVFHDENSQMFPANYRAKFARLANAYLAAGDTATAKKLADKCLAVMPDRAIPYDFYTPQLLPALTAGGESKRANQLFDLLLGRAQRALTYYSNPAYALFDRELSQQLATTQQLYLAAQQIGDERRANQAFQLLQPYLRQ
- a CDS encoding gluconate 2-dehydrogenase subunit 3 family protein translates to MNTYPEGTVRALLQTELVTPATRAALEARLNAPANYAPQFFDADTYQLLRAVAARIFPQPDRETPIELAPAVDKRLTDGTADGWRYDAMPPDREAYRLGLGGINQAAEAQFQQPFMALSAEQQDAVIGQLAAGKAAGENWQQVPQDRFFEEFLSELTENYYAHPLAQEEIGYVGMADVPGWPHVTPNTLEPREPEAVAE
- a CDS encoding GMC family oxidoreductase encodes the protein MPDEEVLEEGVLNPVQPEIQDPLLKSILADNEATPATEPTGEEAPNPLPDPTDEVDCVVIGTGAGGAPLLARLAMAGLKVVALEAGPRRDPKTEYATDEKAQNFLFWNDERLSAGQNPVAFGKNNSGTGVGGSTLHYTAYTPRAHRGDLQLHTDFGQGVDWPFGIEELEPYYEEIEHFLGVSGPTPYPWDAGRRKGYPLAPLPLNGAALLMQKACAQLGIETSPAANAALSARYYQEGIGWREACTNRGFCQAGCNRGAKASMDVTFLPLAESFGAEIRADAYVTEIERDASGRVVAVVYEQHGRTVRQRCRHLFLCAGAVETPRLLMLNELALNSGQVGKHFMAHPGMQVWGTFDEDIRPYKGIPGGLISEDTHRPKDADFAGGYLLQSIGVMPVTFATQMVRQRKLWGQPLRDYMRSYNHTAGINILGDCLPHAANFMELSDEKDARGLPKPRLHFTAQENEQRMNRHAEKLMRQIWEAAGAKDIWAFERYAHVIGTARMGLSGDDAVVNPDGKAFDVPNLYICDNSVFPSALSVNPALTIMALSLRTADKFLASLRA